In Choloepus didactylus isolate mChoDid1 chromosome X, mChoDid1.pri, whole genome shotgun sequence, a genomic segment contains:
- the KCNE5 gene encoding potassium voltage-gated channel subfamily E regulatory beta subunit 5 isoform X1, producing the protein MNCSESQRLRTLLSRLLLELHHRGNASGLGQGLSMGMGVVPDPFVGREVTSAKGDDAYLYILLIMIFYACLAGGLILAYTRSRKLVEAKDEPSQVCAEHEWAPGGAPAAADAETAAGSPAEGRRLLATGGLPALAQGAEGV; encoded by the coding sequence ATGAACTGCAGCGAGAGCCAGCGGCTGCGAACCCTCCTAAGCCGCTTGCTGCTCGAGCTGCACCACCGGGGTAACGCCAGCGGCCTGGGCCAGGGCCTGAGCATGGGCATGGGGGTCGTGCCTGACCCCTTCGTGGGCCGCGAGGTGACCAGCGCCAAGGGCGACGATGCCTATCTCTACATCCTGCTCATCATGATCTTTTACGCCTGCCTGGCCGGAGGCCTCATCCTGGCCTACACCCGCTCCCGCAAGCTCGTCGAGGCCAAGGACGAGCCTTCCCAGGTCTGCGCCGAGCACGAGTGGGCCCCGGGAGGTGCTCCGGCCGCCGCCGACGCCGAGACTGCCGCTGGCTCACCGGCTGAGGGCCGCCGCCTGCTTGCCACCGGGGGGCTCCCTGCCCTCGCCCAGGGCGCCGAGGGGGTCTAG
- the KCNE5 gene encoding potassium voltage-gated channel subfamily E regulatory beta subunit 5 isoform X2 gives MNCSESQRLRTLLSRLLLELHHRGNASGLGQGLSMGMGVVPDPFVGREVTSAKGDDAYLYILLIMIFYACLAGGLILAYTRSRKLVEAKDEPSQTALTPCSSLLGTESSKSNTWH, from the exons ATGAACTGCAGCGAGAGCCAGCGGCTGCGAACCCTCCTAAGCCGCTTGCTGCTCGAGCTGCACCACCGGGGTAACGCCAGCGGCCTGGGCCAGGGCCTGAGCATGGGCATGGGGGTCGTGCCTGACCCCTTCGTGGGCCGCGAGGTGACCAGCGCCAAGGGCGACGATGCCTATCTCTACATCCTGCTCATCATGATCTTTTACGCCTGCCTGGCCGGAGGCCTCATCCTGGCCTACACCCGCTCCCGCAAGCTCGTCGAGGCCAAGGACGAGCCTTCCCAG ACAGCCCTGACACCATGCTCCAGCCTTCTGGGAACTGAATCCAGCAAATCCAACACTTGGCATTGA